One genomic region from Xenopus laevis strain J_2021 chromosome 2L, Xenopus_laevis_v10.1, whole genome shotgun sequence encodes:
- the LOC108707815 gene encoding cystatin-A isoform X3, giving the protein MTSKKGGGLSEVREPTAEDQKLADQVKEDVVNKIGRNVSTFEVVQVATQVVAGTNYFLKVKVACDEFIHIRIYEDLQGKVELSDVKDGQTKDSPLVYF; this is encoded by the exons ATGACATCTAAAAAAGGCGGAGGGCTGAGCGAGGTCAGAGAACCAACTGCAGAGGACCAGAAACTGGCGGATCAG GTAAAGGAAGATGTGGTGAATAAGATTGGGCGCAATGTATCAACATTCGAAGTTGTACAGGTTGCTACTCAGGTTGTGGCTGgaacaaattactttttaaag gtgaaaGTGGCCTGCGATGAGTTCATTCATATTCGGATATACGAGGACCTCCAAGGGAAGGTGGAGCTCTCTGATGTGAAAGACGGCCAGACCAAGGACAGCCCACTGGTCTATTTCTGA
- the LOC108707817 gene encoding cystatin-A encodes MFIMILKDKGVQKCLCVIHCYWLHSFTHCPPFLLTNMAQPGGSSRVRNATAEDQQIADQVKEDVVEKVGRKLSIFIVVGVFTDEVPAANIYFMKVKVEDNDCAHIRIHVNRNGKAHLHSVQDHKSQDSQLEYF; translated from the exons ATGTTCATTATGATATTGAAGGATAAGGGAGTACAGAAGTGTCTCTGTGTGATACATTGTTACTGGCTCCATTCATTCACCCACTGCCCCCCATTCCTACTCACCAACATGGCACAACCAGGAGGGTCGAGCAGGGTCAGGAATGCGACCGCAGAGGACCAGCAAATCGCTGATCAG GTAAAGGAGGACGTGGTTGAGAAGGTTGGGCGAAAACTTTCGATATTTATAGTTGTTGGGGTTTTTACTGACGAGGTGCCTGCagctaatatatattttatgaag GTGAAAGTGGAAGACAATGACTGTGCGCATATTCGGATACACGTGAATCGCAATGGGAAGGCGCATCTCCATAGTGTGCAAGACCACAAGTCCCAGGACAGCCAATTGGAATACTTCTAA